The sequence aaatgattcttaactataaatttatagaatgtgtaaatttttattatttttattaccttcaTTATTTAGCTAATAATAGTTAAGTATAGATGGAAAAATGAAAgtaaattacgaaaaaaaaatgaatgtttgtTTATGtctaatttatctaaaaacagttatttaacaatattgaagatattttagagatttttaagaataaattgaacataaataaaatgttgtcaaaaataagttattatttatatttaaatataaaatttcaacatTAAATTGCATTTgccaattttgtaaataaaaaataaacttttaatgcaaaaattatttaaaaaaatactctatAGAACAAAATTGTGTTGTAATTTAGGAATAAAGTAAGTAGTATTGAACATGTGCATACTAAAAGGCTTTTAGTATTACTAAATAAGCATTACTCATTTTTATTCCCTGAAAACCCCATTTCAAAACAAAGTCATCCAACTGAAATATTTAGTGGTATTTTGTGGCATAAACACactgtataacatatttaatactaaCCAATTTTTTTAGGGTAATCTAACTTTAAATTGTTCATCACTTCAATAAATTCATCCAAAGACTTTGAGAGACGAGGATTATAAGTCTTTTCTTCTCCAATTGTTGAAACGGTTTgacctaaaataaatatttaacataggtatctattataatataatatcaatactgGGGAATTGATgacacttacatttttattttaatgaataacagACTACCACCCtagttttagtaatataatttatttatttgtataccatTGTAAGTATCtactaagtaaaaataatattctaatacctaattatgaaattgaaattattttcacaAGATATAagaatgtatgtataataaattgtatactgaGTTTAATTAATGTCAAGTTTATTACAcctctttaaaatacaaatattaatttatagtgtaaagtacaatagtttatatttacaatctttacattaaaaatatacaaaactattTTCAGAACATACCCGTATAATCATGTGCAGGATACACTTTATAATAATCaggtaatgaaaatatttgttcatgAATAGAAGTGTATAAAGTTTCGGCATCTCCTTCTTGAAAATCAGTACGTCCACAACCACCAATCAATAAGCAATCTCCAGTGAATGCTATTGCTTCATCGTGACAAACAAATGTAACACAACCTAAATATAAGAAACATGATTAAGATTACTACTTTAAgttagtataaaatacatagtattaaTTGTATcacataaaatcaaattaaaataaagaatttgtAAAGTAATAAGCAAACAAAATggtaatcaaattttatttagtcTATACCTAGATCAACTATGACTAAAGGTAATATACCGTTATCACAGaacttaataaaaaagttactataatttacaatacaagttttgaattttttaatattctctgCTTACATATCATATgcaaatcacaaaatattttgtagcaacatttaaatatatataaattgcattCAAGAACATTGTTCTTGgggtacaatttttaaataaaatataaattatataaattgtacatttttaataagaaatttataagACCATTTATCTATATTGGAAAGTTAATTATCAATCCTAACTTTCATACTATTGACAAGGTTTACTTTATACAATTGTTTGTTAAAAACCtcctaaataaatgttataggaATTGACTACAGAGTTCATGGCCCCCTTAAGAGTACTTCTTGATTCATTTCTCAGGAaaaggtaatatatataatacatttgattcAATAAATTGCACATTACTCAGTATTACttcattaatttatcaatatgttTGATTTAGAATAATTTGAGTATTTGCCATTCCCTATTCCAACCCCATACAGCCCTTgttataaaaaatcttatacttaatattttttgtctCAATTAATACAACTAAAAGTAATATCGTGGACATATACATGAATTTGTAATCTTAACACTCTCAAAAAATTTACTATGGGTCATGATCAAAAGTATTGAATATTTActtcaaaaatctaaaataatataattgaattccTATATTATCCACATGAGTGGTAGTTTAACTTCACAGTTTTTTTCCGGATGTTTTTTGTGAACGGAGTTTGGTCTTCTTATCTCTAATctattatacctactaatatataaaaattatggtaAAATGATAAACTTAAGTATAAATGAAATTGTTAGgtctaaaataatgaaaaatgaaaaattgaatgATGTTTTAAGTAAAAAGAATAGTAAAGCTGCTCTTGAAACactatcattataataagtaagtactaagtactaaTGATAGTAATTCAGTAAAATGAACTCATTAAaagttatagataatataacaaAGTAGTCTTAAAAGTCAATTTAATCCATTTTGTTCACACGTtatcatacttttataatacaaaatgtcattaaatatttaccattagTATGTCCTGGAGTTTGTCTAACTTCAACAGAGTATCTTCCAAACTGTATTTCATCTCCTGATTTCACATATTTATCTGCTTGAGCTCCACTACATAGAGAAATAATACTTTCACATGTTGGTATTAACTTCTTCAATTCACCAGTTCCAGTCACATGATCAGCATGTACATGAGTATTggctaaaacaaaattatctgtatattatacataataactcAAGCATAAAatcaatagatatatttaagaaaatagaaaaaatatataccacaGTATAAAAGATTCAAACCAAGTCGCTTAAGTATTGAATGATCACGATTCACCTGTTCGATAACTGGATCAATAATTATTGCTTCCTTTGCTACATAATCAGCCAATAGATATGTATATGTCCAAGATTCTTTATCAAATaactatatgaaataaaaaccgAAATAATCGtacgtataaaatgtttataaaaataattataaaaacagaaaTAACCTGTCGTAATACAAATGTATCTTGAGCAAGTCTACAGTCATTCATCACGGATGCTTTTGAAAATCCACGAAACAAATTTCCACGATTAGGATGTTGTCTAAAAAGTTGGCTTATAGAATTAGCTGCTATCATAATTCCATTAgagaaatattatttctaaaaaataaataattagtgttaGTGACCGGTTAGTTTTAGTATACAAAAATGACTAACATGTCAAAGTGCCAACTATAATAGATAaagaataatcatattatatgatacataagGCCAAGGacaaattttatcattattgctaattcatatgTATTCTGTGTTTAAAATCCTCTTtgaccaaaatataataattaaaatatatgtgtacctaccttgctctaacaaattaataaagtattattatataattatactaatataagtaatgaataaggTGTCAGATAAATAGAAGTTTATACTTTTTCAGGCTGTTCCAAATTAATGATTTCTTTGGTATTCATATTTATGTTAACTTTATTGTGTTCAAGCTGTAATTGTTGtcaatcttatttttttcatcattgtATGCAATTAATCTATCTgttagattatataaaaaagaaatcatGTCCGATCAGTATTTACTATGGCAACAATACAAAACACCTGTAGACTGTAGTAAATATACTAtctatagtcataataatatagtagttattaaacaatttaagtaatatgttttatattataatatttatagtataataaaacatattagttCAAAGtaggaaattatattataaaattacatcaaTTAACTGGCAACCAACTATGAAAATTTCAATTCCAATtgactaatgaataataaattaaacagttAAAACTTAAGTAGTTATTATAATGCAAACATTACAAAGTACAAACATCGGACTATAAAGAAACAAGTTAAGAACTCAAAAAAATAACCTCACATTTGTAATCTGTTGTTTGTTTAGATatcattttttggtttttacttATGGCGGGAAACGTttctgatttatatattttttatttttttatgatttaaaatttataatacaaattatctacataataatatgtctatatatgagccaatgaaaattaaaaatatatagacagtTTTGATATTATGCTTTATAGCTAAGTAACtaagaggacgtcgcacccacatgtattgtctccgtcttacacacgtaaatacgtaatacgacatagacaaaacgcgtttacgcagtctgagtagaactcgctcaatttttgttctagagtaaatatacctattataaaattaaaagatgacgATATTTTGGAGGTCAAGACGAtgagttttttccattattcccaatattatgttcattacctatatcgtttaaaaatagcgaaaatttcaacattttttaaataacctttaactttttgaaattttaattttatttttttaaaaactcatcgtcttgccctccaaaatattgtcatcttttaattttataataggtatatttactctggaaccaaaattgagcgaggTCTAGTAGTTCTATACtttctactcagactgcgtaaacgcgttttgtctatgtcgtacgtgtgtaagacggagacagcACATGCGGGTGCGACGTCCTCATATGTAGCTCATAATATTCCTAGAcgactatagagtataggtacTTCGTTAAAAATGGCTATCACGATTCTTCAGTGACGTCGTGCATTATGAATTACCTATTAtagattgaattaaatatatctaatttattttaatatttttattcaccaTTGGAAATTGCCATTTAGcataactaattagtaattagtgtaATCACTATTCATCAGTTTACAatgtaatagttaataatattaaaggtaGTATCACACTATCAAGTAAtacataggttataggtataagtcataacattattataataacctattgaatattacttatattatattataggtattttatactaatattgatTGTTGACTAAAGATAAATGTATGTTAACATAGgtctaaaaaatatgaaatctcAAGTATTGTACttatttgaactatttttaaGTGGTATTAAAAGTTTAAGATATGAAAAACTAacttatttatctttaataatattaagttttgttaattatattacttgtattgCGAATtctaaagtacctacctataaccgaattataatataatttacaattataataatctcgtgtaaaaaattttatttaggttTAAATAAGTCACCGAGCAgtagatatgtatatattacctatatatacaatcTTAAgtgtaaaaccaatattattaatcgttataatattttaagtatgttacttattagttttttttaatgatttacatTTTAGTTTCTGAGTGGACTAAgtggagcaatgaatgtatttattttacaataatgtgtttattttgtatttttgtgtatatgtatacacgttttaaaattcccaatacattttttataatcacgaaaaaaaacaaaaaaaatttaaggaaCCAGGGGTTTTTCTAATCcaattttcgacaaaattaattttgtatttttggtgTAACGACTGTAACGAATAATCGtcaatacttaacatttttatattatcgttttttattaaatttactatttttaaaatattttgaatagttttgtacaatttttaatcttcttcttcttttcTACTCAATCCTGAGATTGGTTTGTAGTAATTATTCATTCTTCCCTATTGGCTATTGCTCGCCTTCCTCTTAGTCTCTTCGTAAGAATTACACTCTTGGACCTTTATTATTTGTTGCATATACTCCATTCGTGCAGGTCTTTCTCAAGCATTTTTACCTTCTACGCAGCCTTCTATAATTTTTAGGCATaagaagttttaattttttatgttttttttttagaaatatcagctaaaaataaatgctggtaataatacaataagcaatcttaaattttaaattcagttgattaattattatttttatttttatataagtgaTGTCAGTGGTGATCGCAACCAATCCGGTACCAACTTAATTTCCCAGATGGATTATATTGCAAGATTTATTAAATtcgaagtttttttaaaatcaccTTTAAGCGATTTTTAAAGGATTTTCCCCATGGGGAATTGGGGACTAACTAGTAACTATTGATATTATCTCGGCCTCAAaaagcattatattttaaaataaatatttttaagaagagCCTTTGAAAGAGTTcacttattatttgaaaatttaaaatttccataaattattttttttttatcttgatgtataatttttctttcaaGTTCTTTCACGTGTACCTAGTCTTTAAACATTTtccaaataacaaaattgtcTTTCTgttcttatattaaatactcaTTACAGGaactattatgtttttcaacTGCCATGATCAAAaacatagaataaaaaatattaaataccgcttaaaagaacaattttttttaatcactgtTGCAAAAGAAAAAGAAAGCGGGCTTCTTTACGAAcgcagttataatataatgaagcaAAAAACAACACATGACTTTAgttttaacttataactatgtatacattatttttacaaaataaattaaaaatacaatataatattacatacaatgataaattaggtgggtatattttgttttataaatcatGTCGCGCTCACTAGACTATTAATCGAatagtttgaataaaatttaataaaatttggatAGCGGGTATGCCATAGGCAACTTATTATACGAATCGGTTATCAAGATTTCCTTATCAATGGCATGGTTAATTGCTAACTTCATGCTATACATTTTATCCCACAACTGCATACGGTTCAGTGATATAATCACGGTTGTATATAccgtgtataatgtaataattaaaaaataaaactgttatcataatatgattttgtatacactataatatgggCACCCGATTGTATTTGTAATACATTGGTGCTTTGGTGCTTTTTAACATGGTAATTTGTAAGtattggatatttaaattttccatttcgttctttttttataatcgatgttaaatatttatttaattcttatatttttattatttttattttagaacgtgtagttaattttatcaatatggaTTCCATCTCAACATCAGTTCCACCAGATATTCCAAACTCCGATGAcagtaactataaatatatagatggaGTATGTTTTTACACAGATCCAAGTACTAAAAAAGAATATACTTGgaataaggaaaaaaaaacttGGGCTGAAAAAGGCTTTGAAAACTATGAATatgatgaaatttttaaaacatacaaatatactgATAAACAAACAAGTAATTATgttctgtataaatattaagaaataaatgaagtttacaaattactatttcaaaacctttaaattttaaattgtcattaaataacatgaaataatttaaataacttcaaattcaatatctaaacaaaaatttgttgttgtttttgtcaATTACAAAAAGAGATATACACAGTAAATTACATGTATCCCGCtactttaactattatttaatttcacaggtaaaataatttaatgattatttattgataaattattattttagatgtttCTTATTTGTGGGATCTAAAGTCTAATAAATGGGAAGTTCAACATAAAGAAACTATAAGTTTGGTTGAAGAAAAAACCTTTGATGATATTAATGACGGAGAAGAatttgatgatgatgatgaaaaaGGAAGAATTCAGCGTACAGAAAAGCGGCAAGATATGAGCAAAGGAAAGTATGGGCATGATGGTATAACCCAAACTTATACTGATCCAGCTGATGGAACAGTTTATATTTGGGATAGAGAGAAAAATGCTTGGTTTCCTAAGGtacattataatgattattattttaactacattGCGTATTCTTGTGAGCTCTAATTGGCTAAATTTAGTgacataacatacattttaatttggtttatatgtttaaaatgtattgaatatagaCTTGTGAGGGACTCCACATCATTCTCAAACCACTAAATggctaaattattttctaaaaaatctataatacaaCTCCTAGATAAGCTTTTCTTATAAGACTCTCATTTGTACCGATAatgaaatagttataatatactagaTATAACCAGACTAAAGAGTATGAATAATCGAATCAGCACAATTAATGGATCTATAGAGAggcttgtataataataattgacgatTTAATCAATAAGAAAACATTAAGATTTATTGAAATgtctacttatttataaaagaataaaagatCTAatgattattagattattatttattaggtaggtttaaaaaatgtaaatgctaaaactcataaaaaaaatagtttaatccATTTacggtattataattttaaataataaattattaaaagaattgCCCTTTgaaatgtacaaattataattattaaataaatattaaataaa is a genomic window of Rhopalosiphum padi isolate XX-2018 chromosome 4, ASM2088224v1, whole genome shotgun sequence containing:
- the LOC132929071 gene encoding persulfide dioxygenase ETHE1, mitochondrial isoform X2, which encodes MIAANSISQLFRQHPNRGNLFRGFSKASVMNDCRLAQDTFVLRQLFDKESWTYTYLLADYVAKEAIIIDPVIEQVNRDHSILKRLGLNLLYCANTHVHADHVTGTGELKKLIPTCESIISLCSGAQADKYVKSGDEIQFGRYSVEVRQTPGHTNGCVTFVCHDEAIAFTGDCLLIGGCGRTDFQEGDAETLYTSIHEQIFSLPDYYKVYPAHDYTGQTVSTIGEEKTYNPRLSKSLDEFIEVMNNLKLDYPKKIG
- the LOC132929071 gene encoding persulfide dioxygenase ETHE1, mitochondrial isoform X1, producing the protein MIAANSISQLFRQHPNRGNLFRGFSKASVMNDCRLAQDTFVLRQLFDKESWTYTYLLADYVAKEAIIIDPVIEQVNRDHSILKRLGLNLLYCANTHVHADHVTGTGELKKLIPTCESIISLCSGAQADKYVKSGDEIQFGRYSVEVRQTPGHTNGCVTFVCHDEAIAFTGDCLLIGGCGRTDFQEGDAETLYTSIHEQIFSLPDYYKVYPAHDYTGQTVSTIGEEKTYNPRLSKSLDEFIEVMNNLKLDYPKKIDIALPINLKCGIQDELKNND